The DNA region AGGTCGGTGGTTTGTTGGGGGGGGGCACATGGCTGAGATGGGGATTACATAAGAGACTAGGAGGAGCAGAGCCGGGTCACCTCATGTCTGGATACATCCTGTTTCtaccagagggggggggtggtcctTCACTCCCTGACACACTtattgttgtgctgctgctggtgaggTGTATGACGCCACCTGTTGGAAACACAGAGATCAGGACCAACACCCGACCTGCTGGAACCGGGTCCtgcgctgacctctgacctcccagcACAGCCCACTTACATCTCCCCAAAATCATACCAAACCAGTTCCCATAGCAACAGGGATCGAATGTGACTGTAAAGGGCTTGATATCGTTTGGGAGGAAACAGGAACCAGTCTAAAAATACTTTTGCATCAATGGATTCACAGTCTtgttatttaaagatttaatgGAACAAATTCAAGTCAATTCTGAATTATTAAGTTATGGCTGCATGAAGGATGTTGCAGCTTCACAGAAAGTGTAACTGGAAATCATCAGTATGAGAATCTGGTGGAATCTCCGTGTCCTCGATTTTCCTACACTCGGTCGTGCcggcggttcgattccctcCTGACACAGTGGAGCAGTGACGTCTGACTGGCAGTTCGCTTCATGAATGGAGACTTCACGGACACGCTTCTATTTCCTGGAGTCACatcaggagggagagaaagctcTGCTCTTGAATTCTAGTTGGATACGCTTTACACTTggcgtaacacacacacacacggacacacacacacacacacacacacacaccagttcaGAGTCTGGAGCATGGGTGAACTTGGCCTACATTTCCCCTTCGCTCCCACATGAGTTTCATTTTCTGCACTGGAGCGAAACTCTGAGAAGATACAGTCACACAATACAGGCTTCATACAGTATAAAGAACTACAGACAGTCGGATGTATAACAGTAAACTACAGTAATGCAGATGTTACTTGTCCTTCCTACTTGATGAGACAAGGCTGCAGAAATACTATAATCGACTCTGGATCCACATCAGATCTTTTACTTTGGTAAATCCACTAGgtaaaaatactgaaaataaagataaacatcttaaataatataaacatctttatttacagtctgtgcaCTAAACAAAAGTATCTGGGTTTATATATCAAAGCTTTCAGGTTGTGATATAAAGCAGAAACATTTTCAAGACTGAGAACTATACTTTTTTCAGtacattaatatttaatgcTGTAGTTAATTTCCTGTCAATTAACAAAGTATACGAGTATAAATAGATTGGAAATATATATTCAGATTTCAGTGAGACAACTTTTATTAGTAAAAGGATAAAATCCCTGTTTTAAACTTAACCAGGCGAAAAAGTCATTGGGGAAACCTGCTGTCGGCTCAGTgatgccccctgctggtgactTTGCTGAACTACCAGACTGTAAATTACATCAGTCTGAGAGAAgatgataagaaaaaaaacttcatGACTGgcagagattttattttttatttattgaagttagaagagaaggaagcaggaatCAAACAGATCAgttcatcacatcacatcaggTCAATGTGCAGCtgaaatctttattttcatacaattcttcatgtttaaattcattttaattaaaaatttaaaatcactaatttcactttatttattcaaacattCATTACTTATAATGAAAAAATCTTTAATTTTACTTTCAAACTGTTTGAGCTGATCAACTTTAACAGAAACGATTCAACtgataaaactaaaaacaccAAAGATATTatcgttttttttaatgtatctaTATATGAATTTAGCTGCTTCGTAAACAAATGCTTAATCAATAAGCCTCAAATAAATTCCCATTAATTGATTAATATACTGGATTATAATTTTAGTCACCTTATGAATtagtttaaaagttaaaaacaaactttaagtACTGGACCAGTGAAATATGTCGCATTGTGAGGATTTTCAAGCTCATTATTACAGAGAAGAACATAAAGtgttttcacgtttttaactaTTCTTAAAGTTTCTTTCCATGATTGTTAAACACACCacacagaagaggagaagaaataaaagacagaagCTTTAGAGGGTCAGAAAGATTCTTCTGGATTTAGTTGTCTCCTCCGCAGAGCGCCTTCATGCAGTCGCCGTAGTCTCCGGACACATCCGACTGCaggacacaacacaaacaaggagaaaacacacaaagacagacacacaaagagtcaGCTGGGACGTTACAGTTGATAAGTAAACTCAGTAGGAACCAGGTTTGTTATttgtacggtggccctgaagcTCAAGGTGACATACgtaaaaaacatgcaaatgaacAAAGCCTCATTCATTCGACAACACACCGTGCAAACACTCACAACATCATTAAATAAGCAAACACACGCTGTAACACAGATATTTGTCTAGATGGttgtatcgtgtgtgtgtgtgtatcgttgattcaatatttgtgttttgttgatttGCATGTGTCGTCTTGAGCCTCAGGGCCACCATCGATATTCAACCTTTGTATcttgaatcattttttttttgcagatgaaacaacatttaaaaagacacaaatccTGAAAATGAATTCTCACGTCGATGGCCGAGTAGAGGGAGTGTTGCTTGAACAGCCTGTAGTTCTTTCTGATGTCCATCATGTCGATCTCGGACCGGCTCACCATGATGCGGCTCAGAGTCGACTCACAGGTTCCACCGCCCTGAAAACACAGGATCCACACGGTAGAACCACGTTCTGACGCAAAGGAATCTCTTCAGATCAGGAGAAAGTGTTTTCTAGGACTCGAGGATGAACTGAcgagtcaaaggtcaaaaggtcactATAAACCCGAGATGCCGTAATTCAAGTGAACCGGTTTTAACCAGAGTTAAAAAATCCTTTCACCCGAGAAACCAACACAACAGTAAAGTCTCAAACAACCAGTTACTCTTGTGTGTAATGTTGAGTTCTGTAAAATAACAGTAGTGACAGAATCAAATCGAGTTCTCTATTATTATTTAGATCTGTAAAGTTGCTTCATTTATTAATAATCAGTGAAATCTAAGCAGTGGAGTCACCTTCATGCTCTtgtgcagctcctctgcaaAGTAGGCCGGAGTGGACTTCACACATTtcactgcaggaggagaaacaaaggagatttaaaaacatttctacaaAGAAGGATGACGTTTTTATCATTATCTACTGTTTTTGaatgtaatattaatatattttcatcaaggatttaaatcaaataatgaCATTTTGGCAGATCTAGGCTTGTTTTATATCACTTTAACACTGTGAGAATGTTTTTTTGAGGATTTATTGCCATTTTCCCAGATTTCGAAGGAAAccattcatggatcttgacaCGTGACACACGTAGAGCACTGATCTGTGTCCACATGCTTCTGGCCACACGGTGCGTGATGTGATGAACCGGTGAACTCACCGATGGCCACCAGCAGCGCCTCCAGATCCCCTTTCATCTCGCTCTCGATGCTTTTCTGCAGAGTTTTACCTGCGAGCTTCCTGTATTCCACacaagctgcagcagaaaaacaaagagcagggACGCGAACTGTTATTGGAGGAAACACCATTTCATTTAAGGAAAGCAGACATTTAATAAAAGAGGTTAAACACCGGCTGGAACTTAACAAAACCTTtctgttgttctgttttttgtttaactttttattatAACCTTGCATTTGGACATTTTCTAAATTACAGAAGCAGACCCAGGGAACACAGGGATTACAAATCATCAGAAACCTGATATGCAGAACAGATATAATACAGATTCATACAAATATTACAGTCTGATATTAAACACCAGAATGTTTTGAATGTGACTTACTTTGTCTGAGTTGACACATGCTTCTCTCGCACAGGATTTCAATGAACTTGTCCTCATCAGTTCCCCACTTCTTCTCCGCAGCTTGCTGAAGAGCCTGAGTGAAAAAATAGATGATCATTGAAAAATTTACTCAAAAACAAGTATCATacaaatatgttatttttaaaagttttctttgtaaaatgcatCATACTGCACCTTAGCGTCTTTTCGTGCCAACCTTTCGTCAACGGTGACGCTCTCGTCCCTTTTCGCctggaaacaaaaagaaaaattaaaactCATGAGACacagtaaaagaaaatgattttctATAGTCACTAATTGtggaaactttttaaaaaagcattttaaaaagctttttgaGTGTAAAGTTGCTGCTGGAGGCTCCGAAAATCATCTAAACATGAAGAACTTTCATTTGATCATTTGTTCTTAATATCTCTtcagggaaaagaaagaaaacatgacagTCTGATATTTGAATGCTACATGATACTCCAGGCTATGAGGTGACATATGTTATACTTTTTAAAATCGACTTTCTTTGTGTAACGGGGACAAACCTCGAGCAGGAGTAACAGCGCTTTGGAGAAGTCGCCGGAAACGTCTCTCCTCAGGTCACGAATCAACAGGTGCTCGGTTTCTTTGGGAGGAAAAACATCCAGAATGAAAAGTCACCGCAAAACAGCAAATAGATCATTTCAAACAACCTGTCGTCTCTTTGTATGAAAGAGACaagaaattaaaaactaaaactcttaattcaagttctgaATGATTAAAAATGTCATTAAGATCAGAGCCAGTtgcaaacaaattaaaacccagAGAAACTTAGAAAATAGGAAAAATCTGCTGGGCCTTTAGTTATTTAAGcattaaagttatttaaacaaGTAAAGAttcatttctttgtttaaaGAGTTTGATAACAACCACTTAGGAAGTTTTTAAACATACTGGCAGACAAATATCGATATCAGAATTTCTTTCCTCTCTTAAACATGGACCTGGATCGAGCTCCAGTCCAacgtgttgtgttcatgttcGTGCGTTTACCTTTCAGATAAGCGTCGCTCAGAGCCCGGATCTGTTCGTTGGTTCTCGATGCAAAGATTTCAATCAGGATGGATTCTTTGGATCCAGCTCCCtgcaaccaacacacacagctgctttaCCACGGCAGGTTCGCACACTGCATTTACATTGATCTGcaaaccttaaaaaaacaaccttaaaaCCACCTAATCGTAGATATTAACATTATTCAGGCtgataaaatatgaaattaccCTGAAGTAACTCAACACTAATAGAGAGACCGGCTGAGCTGGATCAGAAACATGGATTTAAATCTGTGAGCTCCTTCTGCACTCATGTAACTTTCACACTCTTCTTATGAAGACACTTTCCAGGGAGTTTTCTGGCGACTTATTGGTCACAAACgtgtaaataaaatgtgagtTGTAAGTTATTGCAAAGATTCTGCGCAAGGGGCGAAAATACAATGAGAGAATTACAAGAAGGACGATGAATAATATTTAAGAATGTTCATTTATATTCGACTGTCATAGTCACAGTCTTTAAATTTCCAGGTTTTCAAGGATGTGTgggaatttattattattatcaatgtTAAAAATTGGGGAAAAAACACTGACTTTCATTGCCCTCATCAATTCGTGGCAGTCGAACTCAGCCGGAGTCTGGACCAGCGCCACCAGCGCATCCTCCAAGTGGCCCTTGAGTTCACTCTTCAGGTCGCGCTCCAGCTTCTGCAacgcataaaaaaaaacaaaagcatgtgAGTGCACAACGAGAACAGCCACCAGGCAGCCACAcccaggcagacacacacacaggcaaacacacacaggcccggCCCTCACCCCTACACACAATCACCAGAGAACAGGAAAATCACGTCAGGTCCGAGCTGCACAGGACGTTCATCTGACTCTTTTGgagattaaatcaaatcaatacaaacaaatagacattttattttcttaaaaaagtTAGAAAATGAACTGCGAGTGTGGATGAATGTAAATTAGAGTTTGATCAAACAGGAACTCATTAGTGTCACTCATGAGTGGAACCAGCTCGAGGAGCAGTTTGCTGAGTCGGAGTAAAAGGAAGAAAAACCTGATCCGGAGACGAACTGGGTCACATTGTTCATTTGAATTAAGCCTAAAACCATTTCTGTTCACATGCACACCCAATCAAATGTGCAGATGTGTCAACACACAGGTCAACaagggcagggggggggggggttcttacATGGTCTGTTAACTTTTCATAGGCTTCTCTGATTTGCTGCCGCTGTGCGTTGCTCCTCTGGGTCAAAATCTCCACCAGCACCTTCTCATTGGTTCCtaagaataaagaaacacaCGCAATTAATGCTGCGCCTTTCAAAAGTAATGatctttttttaagtttgaagaTCAAGTCAGAAATATCATATGgttgaatatataaatagataataTGAGAATAAACATTTGACAGATAAATTCAGAGAAAGTGTTTGAGGAAGAGAAGACATGAGAAACTTAAACTTGTCTTAAGGGCCGACATGTGGAATCAATGCATTTCTTTTACGTTAACaaaaataacgtttttttttctgaatttaaGTTCTATAAATGTGGgtgtatttgtcttttcttttcattgatagtcaattaaaataaagttaatgctTCAACTGTTAAAAGTCGAGATTCaatcacatttctttgtcatgagaGTTTGACGTCGTCTAAGGAATCATTGACCGTGATTAATaagaactaaataaaaaaatggtcTAGCCAACTtatgaggatgtgtgtgtgtgtgcgtgtgtgtgtgtgtgtgtgtgtgtgtgtgtgtgagtgtgtgagtgtgtgagtgtgtctttaCCTAATCCCTTCATGGCTTCCTTCAGGGCCTTGGCATCTTCTTGTGCGTTGATCCGGTCTTTGAGCTTGAGGCCTGATCCCTTTCCAAGTGGAAGCAGAAcagacacattcattcattcattcattcgttTGATTTtctcatcatcaccttcatcaccttcatcatttcatcatcGCTGTGTAACCCTCTCATGTAACGACTGCACCTACCAATACGCGGGGCTCGGGGTGGGACTCCAAAGCCTCCTCCAGGGTTTCCTGTGGAGAATTCATATcagatttagtttgaaaagtctcCTTCAGTCGTTTCCTGTTCGAtagaatgaaaacacagaacacgtcTCACCCATACAGACGGCATGACGACAACTGGATCTTCTTCTGGAAACAAGACGAGATAAGATAAGTTAGGATAAGATAGGTTAAGTTAAGATAAGTTAAGTTcagactttattgatcccacatgtgttacagcagcagacgaGTCAGAACGAGGCAGAAGAGAGAATAAGAAAGtcaataaaatctaaatatatgaatatgtaaATGATAGACGCCTCTCACTGTATAGTTTGAACAGAAATGTACCtgagtaaagtgcagtggcaccGAGTGTTTGCagtaaaaactgtatttttgcGTTTAAGTACAAGGAGATAGAGGATATCCATATATTTGCAGATTAGAATACATAGTATAAAAATGCTTGGGTTACATATGGGTATAAAATCCTCATAGTAAACTACAAAcactgtatttttttaacaatacagcaataaaaacatgcagATACAATAAATATATGGGTATAAATTCACACCATCTTCAGTATAGTATGCATATAGAAAGTGTGAAATCACAAAAAGAGGTTTACATGTGGAACAACGTAAAATAATATGCTATCATTGGTATTTATTAATTATACAAGTGGAACCTTATTGCACATTATTCTATACAGTTGTATTTTAGTCGTAGGACAAGTGTGTGATCAG from Limanda limanda chromosome 5, fLimLim1.1, whole genome shotgun sequence includes:
- the anxa3a gene encoding annexin A3a, with protein sequence MPSVWETLEEALESHPEPRVLGSGLKLKDRINAQEDAKALKEAMKGLGTNEKVLVEILTQRSNAQRQQIREAYEKLTDHKLERDLKSELKGHLEDALVALVQTPAEFDCHELMRAMKGAGSKESILIEIFASRTNEQIRALSDAYLKETEHLLIRDLRRDVSGDFSKALLLLLEAKRDESVTVDERLARKDAKALQQAAEKKWGTDEDKFIEILCERSMCQLRQTCVEYRKLAGKTLQKSIESEMKGDLEALLVAIVKCVKSTPAYFAEELHKSMKGGGTCESTLSRIMVSRSEIDMMDIRKNYRLFKQHSLYSAIDSDVSGDYGDCMKALCGGDN